The genomic segment AAGAATAGCATTGCACTCCTTCCAAATAAttccaaaaaaaggacatataAACTGTAGAACATGATTATGAATAATCAAAACATAATCAATGCTACCGGGATACCTATTACTACACTAGTGCAGTTATAgaaattttatacaaaaatgcataaaaatatgtttgtcttttgtaaaTCAAAGACAAtgcttttgccattttcattGGAAATGTAATCttggaaaataaacacatttagaaaatatatagcatgttctttttaaacagaaataatttgatttaaaaaaagaatttagtCCAGTATGTTTTTTTAGACCAATATGGTCTAAGTTTCTCTTGTGGGAACTCCGTGCTGTAGGCGTCTACCACGGCCTCCAGAGGGGGCTGTGGAGCGGATTCTTGTCTTTACTGACGCTACCTTGCTCTGTTGAGCTCTGAGGAGAGAAGTCTGCTTTTCTCAAGATCTTCATGGAGAAAGACTGCATCGTGCTGAAATGCTTCAGAAGTTTTCTTTGGGACTGTGTCTTCACTTCATCTTTGGACAGGAAGTGCACAGCCTCTTGAACACATCTGGAATACCCCAGCTCAACAGCCCCTGAGTCCACATCTGGATGCTGCTTCTGCAGTTGTCTCAGGAAGCAAACAGTCATCTCCAGGATGTCTGCTTTCTCCAACTTGGAGTCTGGCTGCTGTTTCAGGAACTCTGCACCCAGCAGGAGAGACTTGAGCTGTTCGATACTGCTGTTGATTCGCTCTCTGCGTAGTTTCTCCACCTGAGGTTTTCTGAGctgcaggaacaaaataaagctGTTATTAAAAACATTCTGCTGTGTAACATTTCTAACAAAATTCACAAACTCATATGAAGGATAACCAATAAACGAGCGTCATATTTACCTTGTGGTTCAGCATCAGATGCTCCTGAGAGCTGGTCATTGCTGCAGTGATTGCTGGTGCCATGGTTGGATCTCTGTGCTGTTGAGGTCTCTGTAGAGAGAATCTGATCTCTGCTGGCTTCATCCCTCGTATTTATAGTCCCAGATCTCCATTTGAATGTGTGGGTCTTGGTTTGGCTGGAGTTTCCCACAGtctgaaccaatcagagagctcTGCAGGACAATGAGGCATGTGGGGCAGCAACACGCTCCCATTATTGCTCGAGGGACAATGGTTAGATTTCAGAGGGAGCAGGTGGAACACACTCAAAGAGCTCTGTCTGAATGTGGGAAAGTGGCGACCCTGCAGAGGGAGCAGAGGGGCTCCCTGATGCTGAGATCAATACCTCTGACTGAGCACGCGCTGATGAGCCCATCATGCATGGACGAATAATGCTTTTAATGTAGTACACActttaaatgtaagaaaaagtaaaaatataaataaatgagttgtaatgttttttagcaaaatatatatttgttatgaATTACATTcataacaaataaattaaaaattgaaaattttaGCTGATTGTAAACCTGAAACTGTACTGTCAAATATCCAAATagttaaacaaattatttgatCAGAAACAACAATGtcattttgagaaaagaaagtGAGTCTTAAACAGTACTTTGAAACATAACTTTCATAGTTTATTAATTTCTgaataggaaatatttttttatctaattaatatatagaatttaaaatctattaatatcattaggatttttttgaccaaaatgtaatttcattaGAATTAGATTCAAAAGTTTGTTCACATAGATGCTACCATCCAGATACAGGCAATTTTTTTGACACGTGCCTAGCAGGCTGTGTGAAAGGCAGGTTGATGTGAGATTCCTTCACTGACTGCCTGTTGTGTGCAGCACAAAAGGATTTCTTAAGGCAGATGCTAGCTGTGTGTTGCTAtaacaacaaaatgttacatCACCAACCATCTGCAGGGAAAGAACTGTATTGATCGGCTTTAGAAGTGtgtaaaatatgaattacttttgaaaactcttaattaattaattgccatttaaaatggcaaaaaaaaaatgaaactggaaAACTTTTAACTGATATATTTGACAGATTAGTGGAAAAAAGAGCATTTGCCAATTATACCTTGTATTTTTgttcagcttttaaaaacatttttacaattttacatttgctgGATAATTAATATGCCCAGATCTTCATCACTACCTGTATTGTAGCATattaagaaaacatattttactgtcTAAATTTGTTTATCAGATCtatattaacatattttacatGGCGAAAATGTTAAAGGCTGGTAGCATTAATTGTGACAGTAAGAGTGGAACAACATCACTTGCGTAAGGGACACGTTCCCATTTAACTTCCGTCTCTTCAGGCCAAAGGTCAGGGTCTATTGTCCCTGAGGGGCTATGTGAGTAGGTTTATTCTGGTTTCCCACACTATGTCCTTTCACTACTTCCACTACGTGTGCCCATCTGAGACATGTCATTATTAACCTCCCGCCATCAAAAATGTTAGTGATGTTGCTATTTTAGTTTATACAGAACATGCATTTCTGTACATGCCCCAGATTTGTAAGTTATTTATACATAAAGCTATTTTTGTTAATCAGATAAAATGACTGTCATGTCAAAATAAGGAACAtctattatttgttgtttggaaGTCATTGCCACACAAAATGAATGGATATCACAACTATCCAAATGCATGAActcatttcatttttggaaGGAATCACATGCAGTATTGAACTTCAATCAAAAATATAGCAAGTAAAAAAAGACCAACATCTTTTCTTATCAACCGTTGCAGTATGAGAAGTAAAAATAACCTTGAGTCTGATCTTAAAATAGATCATTCAAATGTGCTcagataaatgtgtgaaaagaaCATTCATTTATAgtttctaaaaattaaaaaaatcacaatgaaacGTTGACTACTGTTACAATAATGTTACTAATAGTAATAACGTATTaattttttcttcctgcagttGCAGAACAGGGTAATTTCTTTCTTAAACTGAGAGacattacttttttcttttctctaagGAAATATTTTGCAGAAGTATAACACTTGCCTGCAGTTTTCTACCACGGCCTCCAGAGGGCAATGTGAAATTGATGCTTGTCTTTGGTTAAGTTGTTCAGGACTGTGAAGTTCACAGAAGAGTGAGTAAACTTTATCAGACTACATCTCGTTGACATTCTTCAAATGTTTTGGTGTTACTGCTTTCTGAGCTGCAGCAACAAGCACAAAGTAATTATTAAACTTATTAAACAATGCAAAAGTCAGTTGTTGCTGCAGGTTTGAACCGTGCTTTGATCTTTGTGCTGTAGAAATCTCTGACAATAAGACATTTGAAACAGCATAACTGCAATAACAGATAGGTCTTAAGGACACAGGAGGAGACctgacaggagaaaaaaaatcataaagctCCTTTAATCTAGAAAAAGTGTGAAGCTACAAACAGaacaattcaattcaatgaTTTCTACTTGAATAAGGAATCATTGGCTTTTACATACAACTTGATAATCAACCAATTctcatgtaaaaacaacttaaccatatgtttttcacaaaaaagtgttaaatataaagtcaaaaagcaaaaagcatttttactaAAATGGATAGAATGGACTTGGTGTCCTTAGCatcaatttatttcaattttaaaacattttgaaagacgATACTCAACCCTGCAGTTGTTCGGATACATACGAGCGAAGCAGCACGTGCCTTGTAGGCAGCGTGAGGAGTAGCTAGACTTTCATTTCACTCTGCTGTGGTCAAAGAGGTTTCCGAGACAGATGCTGGCTGGGTGTTGCTATAGGAACAGAGAGCTATACCACCTATCATTTGCAGGGAAAGGACCCCACTATATGGCTCAATAGgagtaaattaaactttaaatacggCAAAGAAATCGTTTTTTCAGaatcaaaataatttgcttCTGTTTATGTTAGTCATGAACTGTAAACCTGAAGAATTATTTCTGATAATCCAGTgttatatgtaaatattaatcAGCTTTCCATgtgaaacaataatttaattacCATAAGTGTTACCAGATCTGTTTGGTGGGATACCAAACAGATCTGGTATCCCACCAAACAGATCTGGTATCCCACCAAACAGATCTGGCACTGACTCAGTCAGAAAATCTTCCTCCCTCTGGTAGATTTCTATAATTTATTGTAGCCAGATTTTCAAAGGTATAGTGTTGGACTATGAGttcgtgttttattttattctcgtCTTTTAAATTAATAGTGCTACTTTTAGCCTTTGCTGCTCTTCTACAGCAGTCATTTACTCACAGTTTTCACGTCTAGGACACAACCCTGAAACCAGTCCAGTCTCTCCTAATGAAACTCTATATCaacttttgtgaaaaatctgGAAGGTTATTACTTCACTAATgtgtaaagtaaaataaattgggttaattttttttttaagtttgcatCTTAAGTGTTCATGTACATTTCATGTAGTGTCTGTGGAAAATATCAGTTCCTTTAGGGCATACTTTGTTCAAACCTTTACCATAACtctacaggtttttttttgtttgtttttttgtgtcaaatttacttattatttttagataataCAGAACAGCCATGAGTGATACTGATATTGACTGTGAAAGTGAAGCTGAGTTGGTGAGTAGTATAATTTGAAGCATCTTTTCAGGATCAAATTATTTTGATCCTGTTCCAGAGAACCTGTTTAATTACAAATACAGttgtcagaaaaataacaacaaactttattttgtagtttttattttataatttaaccaGTAGAAGTGGTGAGATTTCAGACAAGTCTGTTGAAACATCAAACAAATTACTTGTAGGTTTTACAAGACACAGTGTACTTAGAGAGTGAAACATCTTTATAAAAGATTATCAACTTACAGAACTCACTACCGTATTCTTTGACATTTTAGAAAACGTGTAAGAAAACAACTTTAGAccttataaaaaagtaaaaggagGGCTTTACTTCAACTGACCTTGAAACAGATCACGATTCTTTATAATTACTgaatttttgaaggaggacatgcggcaaaggtcgtcgggactgGGAGTCGAATCCGCGACGTCCGcaggtctaaggcctccaaatgtggggcatgctaaccccctgcgccaccacagcatgccccaattaataattaattggcAAACAGTATTACTTCATGCAACATGCTTCAGTGCTCTTAgttatttcaaaagaaatgtacaaCTTACAttgaaatacacaaattaatAAAGAGACTCCCTAGACAGAAGCAATTCTTCTGTAGAAACAGTAGATCACATCTGTaaaatttaaagacatttagtTCAACAACCTCTAACCAATAAGGTATTTTTCATTGGTAAGAACACAATGAATCATATCAATATTATTATCACTAGTGTTAGCACAGCAACAAGAAATTGCTACTCAATTAGTAAAGTTTTATACAACATGCcttcttaaaatgaaaacaatgaactataattttcaaaaaagaaacaatataccgtagataaatattttgtcattagTTTTGTgaaatcacttattaataatctaCTACAAAGAATTACATTCAAattagaaaatacagttttgtatagattgattataaaaaaaaacaaactagaatAAATTTCTCTTTAGAAATATTCATATTCCCTCCACTCACCTTGGCAGGAAGTTGCTCACTCTCAGCTGATGTACATCTGATCCTCTCTGTCAGCCACAcctcaacatttatttaatattaggATACACCCTGATGCAAACTTGTTGCTTCTACAGAAGTCAGTTTTCTGCATCTGATTTGCATCAGTGAAACAAGAAATATATGATAGTAACAACAATGTTCTCCATGGAAAATTGGCAGATATGTAAACATGTCTGCTTTGGTTTGGCGTGAGATTCTCTGTAAAAAGGGGAGTTCTTCATCAGCAGCTCTGATGaagctgctgaagaaaaatacaactttctCGTGCGCACCGTAATGTAGCCAGctttctcccattcacttgAATTCCTCCAGTAGTATTTTTACtgggccaatcagtgaacagaatgAAAAGTTGCAAACAATGACATCATCTTTCTCCACTGGTTTAGATTGTAGCCCTAGATTTAGCAATGGCAATGTGAACAAAGCCACTTTCAGTCTGTGTACAAATCAATTTTAGATAATTGTATTGTTAACTATTTATTTACTGATGCTAGTGTTAGTACAGGTACAAAATGTCACCATCTGGCAGAAATACGCAAGCCTGGAAATCTGTCacctaataaaagaaaataaaacatttccagggTTTGATTTCCGGCCCAGGGTCTCTCTCCATGGAGTTTGCAGTCTTGTgtggtttcctcccacagtccaaaaacatgactgttaggttaattggtctttctaaatgctccctaggtgtgtgtgtgtgtgtgggcgtgtgtgtgcgtgggtgtttgtcctgtctgtctctgtgttgccctgcgacagactggcaacctgtccagggtgaaccccacCTATCACCCGAAaagttagctggagataggcaccagcacccctcatgACCCCACTAGGGAAATCTCAATTAAATCTGTGTTCTCCAAAAACGTTACTCATAAATATGCTCATTTCCATGGACTTATTCAATTTGTAGTCCACCTGTATGTATGTCCAGATAAAGTGTTTCACACAACTGGAGGAAAAGCACAAAGTATCAAGTTCTACAGACAAGATGCTTGGTGTTGCACAATCTGCAGCTCAGCATCAGGAAGAGGAAGCAGCTCAGTGTAAGAGACTAAAGGGAGGAGAAAACACCTTCTTAAGGATCAAGAGAAGATGAGCTGGCCACATCacacaaacatcaacaaaacacaaaggcagAAGCTGTTTTGCTTCAGCAGCtattatattttgtcattgATTCAAAGCTGCTGACCAGAAGCTGGTGCATCATTCAGTGTTGCAACACGCTGCATCATAGCCTGTGCCACTTCCACGCctatgaaattaatatttccaCTTCCAATGACtggtaaaactgtttttattcagccactgttttatgtgttgaaattaattgtttcttttcacattaaattatgaacaCTGTTGACAGTGATGTAGTTAAAGATGcagtttattattataatagCTAAATCGTTGAGTCTGTCTATAAAgtcaatatatttaaatgtgttgagCAGTTAGCAGCTGCTTGGTTGCCTGTCAGGCTGACTTGTCTCTCTAAgttctccttaggtgtgagtgtgtgtgtgcatagttgtttatcctgtctgtctctgtgttgccctgagacagactggtgacctgtccacggtgaaccccacctctcgcccattgaccgctggagataggGACCAGCACCCCTCATGACGCCAACAGGGATAAACATGTAAGATCATCAAAGGATGGATGttaaaatgtgagcaaaaagtAATAACTCTGAAACAGGAAGAACAGAGGAGTGAATGGCAGCCTTTATTCATGCAACCCcttctgcaaaacacaaagtatttgcaTCTCTTGatacaataacaaaacaaaaagaataagaCACAGTGCCACATGTCTTATTCTTTTCTGGGAGCTGATGGAAATAAGATGCAAAGGTTTGTATTTGACTGATGCATCTAAAAGTATTTCTATCAGGGAATATATCATAAGCATCAGCTTGCAGCAAGGACCATCTGCTGAGTTTAGAGTGGGTATTACATAAActgagttattttttgttttgatgaaggAGGATGCAGGATCCAGCGACAGTCACCTGTGTTAAGAGCAAATATTCTAACCCTTAAAATTTTTCTTAACTGAAAACAGTGTGAAGTCTTTTATTTGGTAAGCGGCTCACATCATTCACATCTAAGCTGGCACTGTTCatatacaatatttaaatattccagTAAAACAACCCAGCATCTTTAGTTTCACTGTGAGCTTATTCCAGCCTCACTTTGGGTTAATCAGGTTCTTGCTTGAAATGTACCACCTGTATTGATGCAGAGGAAGTAACAGACCCGCCTCTCCTTAAGAGGCGAGCCTATGTGGAGGAAAGATTTTTGAAACCTATTAGTATGACTTTACGATATTTTCATGAGCTGAAACCTGTAAGTGAGACAAACAGATTGGGATCCTTGATGCAACCGTCTGGGCTCTGATTTCTGATGTTAAGATCGCTGCTGCATGTCCTCTCCCTCTATCTTTGCCCATTTGTTCTTTGCTTcctgtcaaaaacaacaacaacaacaaaaaactagtATGTACAACcaccggccactttattaggtacaccttgcCAGTACTGGGTTGAACCCCCTTTTTCCTTCCACGAAGGATTTTGCCTTAATCCTTTGTGGTGTAGATCCAACAAGGTCCTGGAAACATTTCTCACAGAGCCTGGTCCTTGTGGACATGATAGCATCACGCTGTTGCTGCAGCTCTGTTGGCTGCACATCCATGATGCAAAACTCGCGGTCCACCACAtttgtcccattataattcctcccaaagTAAATcttcccaaatgtcccatattaaatcctaccaaatgtcccatattaaatcctcccaaatgaattaatatgggacatttgggaggaactataatgggacatttgggaaattcctcccaaatgtcccattataattcctcccaaatgtccctaATTAATTTTTCCAATATGTCGCATATTATTTcttcccaaatgtcccattataatttttcaaaaatgtcccattataattcctcccaaatgtcccgtattaattcctcccaaatgtcccattat from the Xiphophorus maculatus strain JP 163 A chromosome 20, X_maculatus-5.0-male, whole genome shotgun sequence genome contains:
- the LOC102227638 gene encoding transcription factor HES-5-like; translated protein: MAPAITAAMTSSQEHLMLNHKLRKPQVEKLRRERINSSIEQLKSLLLGAEFLKQQPDSKLEKADILEMTVCFLRQLQKQHPDVDSGAVELGYSRCVQEAVHFLSKDEVKTQSQRKLLKHFSTMQSFSMKILRKADFSPQSSTEQGSVSKDKNPLHSPLWRPW